The DNA region ATAAAATCTTGAATTACTCTCCTAATTTGAAAACTGTCAGTTTGCATGATCTTGCCAATTTTCTAGCTACGGAACAATCTCAGCCAGTAAATGATGAAAGAACTCTTTCAAAATTCATGAGTGATTTCCTCAAGGTAAGTGAATCGGTGTTATTACCTGATTATTCTCATTCCATATGATtacttgaaatttttgtttgtatatATTGAATTAGACAGTTGTATTATCTTCAGGATCCACAGAGAGATGTACAAGATCCATATTTTACGGTACCGGAATTTATGGATTATTTATTCTCCAAACAAAATGATGTTTGGAATCCTCTCAGAGAAAATGTTTACCAAGATATGTCCAAACCTTTATCACATTATTGGATATCATCATCACACAATACGTAAGTTGACTCTTTAAAATACTCCAACTAGATCTTTCTGAATAAACAGAGTTTATGTCGTACCTGTTAAAAAAAGATCAACCAACTGATTGGTTAAAATGCTGTTTGTTCTGTAGTGATGGaaactattaaatttttatgactatcatatttgaatttttccaGGTATTTAACTGGAGATCAGTTTTCAAGCGAGTCATCTGTGGAAGCTTATGTAAGATGCCTTAGGATGGGGTGTAGATGCATTGAACTTGATTGTTGGGATGGTCCAGATGGCATGCCTTTTATTTATCACGGACATACTTTGACGACGAAAATTAAATTCATAGATGTTATAAAAACTATAAAAGAACATGCTTTTTCTACTTCTGAATATCCAGTTATATTGTCAATTGAAGATAACTGTTCCCTTCCTCAGCAAAGAAAAATGGCATCTTCAATGCAGGTAATTGACAAAAGATTCATGGCATATATTTCAAATTGTGTATTGGGCAATGGGGCACGAAAATTACATTAATTCAAAACCTCAGACTAGAGCAATATTCTTTCTAGACTTTCAGAGTGTGTGATTTCAATTGCTCGTTAATTTTCGTTACTTTCTACTCCACTCATTCGTTcagttttttcaacaaaaaatatttacaaattttcaacaggcataagataaaaataattcatatcCGTTTTCTAACTGTGATAACActgattcataaaataaatataagCTTTGAATTTGTAATATTCCATTTACCAACAAATTTGGAATTTGTTGTATATATTGTTGACTTATTTATCTTCTCTTGTTAACAACTTTAATAgcttaatttattattatttctcaATTATAAAATTCCAGGAAGTTTTTGGAGAGATGTTAGTTGTTCAGCCTGTTGATAAAAATGAGAAGCAATTACCGAGTCCTTATCAAttgagaagaaaaataatattaaaacatAAAAAACTACCAGAGGGACAAGAAGAAGCTGCTGTTCTGATAAGAAATGATGGGAATGAGCTAGACCTTAGGAATTCTGTTAAAAATGGTATTATGTACATTGAAGATCCAGTAGATAAGGAGTGGAATCCCCACTTTTTTGTCCTCACCAACAGTCAACTCTTTTATACCGACAGTTACAGGTAATTTACATTCTACCTATCGTTCATTAGCATTGCCTCGAGGTTATGTCCCCAAGATTCTCCAGTTAGCTATTTGAGGTGCCCTACTATGTGTTGAATTTTCTTGATAACCAAAAGACTAATAAGGATATAAAACTCAGATGCTACAAGACAATGCAATGGGCAATGAATTCTTGTAAAGGAAAAATTTTGATCAGATTTATGGAATGGGTCAAATAAATAtcaaaagtattataattaACATACTGAATTCAAATATTCACTATAATTTTTAGGAATAAGTCCACTGATTTGCTTTTATATGGTCATTTCTAAGAATGAGAACGTTAATGTgtttaattttcgaattttgaaccTGTATTGGTCTGAAACAATTGTGTtggattcaaaaatgaaaattccttTATTAAATtcaattgtgaaaaaaaaactaggGACTTTAAATTTTCAGAATAGTTTCAGGGTTCAAATGCGCCACCTGTTGGTTTCAGAGTTACTGGAGAAAAATAtacggaatatttgaaaaaatactgGCCTAATTGAATTGATACTCTGTAACTAGTTCAATTTAAGGATACAAACATCTGTGGAGAATTTAGTGGGGATTGTataactagaaaataaaaaaaaattgtttgtcaAAAACTATACTCCAGATGGCTCCATAATTTTATACCTACTTTTAAAACATTATATCAGAGTCAAATGCTAGTTTGCACCTTgatcaaatctgaatttttgGAAGTATCagagaatattttttttctgggaGCGGACTACTCAATGAAATAGGAAAGAATAACTGGCGGAATGCGTAGCCATTGCAagccaacaaaaaaaaatgcttcggacaagaaacttgtaggagcGAGTAATTAACCTCCTTGATACGGATAATGGAGTTCATAAACTGGAAATGAAGGGCGCGCTGTCGAAAATGTAGAGGCAAGAGCCACTACATTTCAGTGCATCACAACCCCGCTTTAAATCTACAATCTACGTAGACTCATTTTTAATGTTAGTTATAATGTTAAATATTTCACACAACTTTTATTCTTTACAGATTGGATCAAGAATCTGAAAGGTCTGAAGATGAAGAAGACAGTTCTTCATCATCTTCCTTCCAACGTACAAAATCTGAAATTCCAAATGAAGAACTACATTTTAGTGAAAAATGGTTTCATGGGAAACTTAAGGATGGTAGGGATGAAGCAGAAAGGCTTCTTAAAACCTATTCTTATTTGGGTGAGCGCATATGATATTATtgttattgtattttttttatcaaaaaatttcaatgccaaaataACATCAAAGACCAAAGTATTTACAATTAATACTTTGAACTAAAGGAATGAAATTTGTTTGCTTTGCCCCCctcgaaaaataattttaagtCTAAAAGTCTAACCTTACAAAATAGTGAAGCACAATCTGTATACCATTGTTAATGGGTACTCGTCAGTGAAACGTCGACATTGAGATATGTTCTCTTGAAACAAGCGTTTGTTCTACAGGCTACGGGCTGTCCTGAAATTAATGCAGcaaaatttggtcacagattctCGAGACAAAATAAGAAGACGAGAGTGACGTTTTCAAGAATTTCGAGTATCGCGAAATGTGTACCCCTACAAGCACTATTGAAATAATTCCATTGAATTTGCTAATCAATATACATAGAGATATATTCTTCTTTTCATTAGGACAGCCTGTACATCTACAATGATCAGATCCTCACTAGCATTTAGTTCTTGTACTTCTACCTCCAACCAAACGCCAATAATTGTTATCCCCGAAAAAAACCTCAACTTAATGGTCTCTAACGAAGGGTGGGTTATATTTCAGGCGATGGAACATTCCTTGTTAGAGCAAGTGTTACTTTTGTTGGAGAATATTGTCTGTCTTTTTGGAGATGCGGCCAAGTGAACCACTGCAGGATAAGATCTAAACAGGATAAACAACAAACGAAGTTTTATCTAATGGACTCGAAATATTTCGATAGTCTATACAGTTTGATTACTTACTACCGATCCAATCCGTTAGTGACTGCAGAATTTGCAATAACTCTACAGGAACCCGTTCCTCAACCGAAAAAGCACGAAACTGAGGTgtggtaccataaaaatactggGAAGTTGCAAGCCGAGGAAATTTTGAAGAGGGTAAAAACTGAAGGTGCTTTCATAGTGAGACCTAGCGAAAATGACTCAAATTGTTTCACCATAAGTTTCAGGTAGGAAAGGCTTTTCTTACTGTTCGATTAATTTGGtttattttgtttgaattttttcagagcTGATAAAAAAATCAAGCACTGCAGAATAAAACTAGAAGGCCGCCTGTACACTATTGGAAATGTCGAATTTGAAAGTCTTGTTGAACTGATAAATTATTATGAGAATCATCCACTCTACAGAAAGGTCAAGTTAACATATGCTATAAGTGAAGACGCAGTAAGAAGAATGTCCTCGGTATGTATATATAACCTTtcatatatagaaaaaaaacaGTCATTGTTTCTTCCAATTTTTATATTACACATAAAAGTGGGACgaaatgtcaaaaaaaaaattatcattatgaAATTCGCCAAATTCGAAAATTAAGTTTTTTGTTGATATATTTTCAGCTCTAGTATGATTGAGGCAGAAATATTAAATGAATGGGATTCGTCAAATGCGATAAAAAAGTAAAACTGAATAAAATCGTTACATGTTGTGGTATCATATTATGGTACTTTTAATGCTTTTTTGACGTTTCGAGTAATCAGGTTAAAAGGAAAAAGTGTAGAAAAGTTGGCGTtgggtgcatagagacatgacagaatttaatttactcttaAACATTTGGTTGCGGAAAAGTGATCCCTcgattgaggtatagctcaccccctattccctattgagaatttagggttGATGGCTCCtatacacctagggttgaggagatttcagctcacaattctgctcaaaatatgtccccctatgAATAGAAATTgatctgttccggcattttctctgaaatcatccttgtcgtgacataattggactggcaagttttcaaattgtcaccctgtatctaTGCCTCTTTAGATAGCTGATTGGATGATAATTTCAACAGTTCTTTGGGTAAAAACTCAACGGTTtaacaatttattcaattttgctATCCGTAGTACCATCACGCTTTTTGCTGTTTGGAcgaaatgtacagggtgattaTGAGAAAATCATCAAGTTTGACAAATAtaattcatcaaaactcaatattttctaattaagacctatattttttattatttcaatcgaTTCCACGTAAAAAAGGGGGTGGTTACCAACACAAACCCTAtacctgaaatgaaaaatttcagagTTATCAGTAAGAAAGGAAAAACAGCAATTTCGTACTGCTTGATTAGCCTGTCACTTCCGGAAACACCAGAAGGAAACCaggaaactgaaattcgatgttCCAATGAATAATTTTAGCATTTCAAATCATTTACCATATACCGGTTGGCCCACCctagacgcggcgctcattttgagggagtgaagatattttgaaaatcttttcttgtggtgtgtgtagggtgtttaaaggcaaaatttaaaatgattattatatacatatacacggtcaagatatagaccaaagttacacttttttaaatgtaacactctttatttgacctcaaaaatcgaatggcaagctcaaattatgatgattttcttcagatcactttataccttagaaggaccatttacgagataatggcgaaaatgatttactagttttgaattgaaaatcgaaaattacttagaaactatcaggtttagatgtaggaaaGTTTTATGAAGAtcgtttcgaaattaatttttacgttaaacgagatatagaaatacctggtgtgccatttgaaataagaaagttttcgacgattatttatAGTTGATATTTGAgcattaattatgatcactctgtatattccagagttgaaattttcttttataagtaggagtagccaacttctCTACTCGAAAATTTTTTgcctgtatcgctggcgtaactagtttctattaaaaaaaaaacatattttcgatttttagcaATTAtgtcgtaaagggtgcttctgagctataaagtaatctgaagaaactcatcataacttgagttTGCCATTCcttttttgaggtcaaatatagggtgttacgtttaaaaaagtgtaactttggtctatacctttgttttcgaacattctgtatatatgaaaataattttgaattgtgCTTTgcgacatcctacacacaccacgagaaaagattttcaaaatatcttcatttactccctcaaaatgatcgccgcgtctggggtgcgccacccagtatatacaattcatgaaatgtcaaaattattcatcataaaatcgaattttttatttttgatcactcccaaattttttttcatagtttTCCCGTGATAGCTCTGAAAGTTTTCATTCCAACCAATCTCGGAATCACTCTTTATGCCCTAGTGCCGGAAAGTGAATTTCTCCCCGGCTATTGGcggaaagcgattttttcaagCACTAGTGCGGAAAAGTTATACATATTTTGGAAACTCAAATGAGTATGCTTAAAGTGTCTTCCTTTTTTGCGTCGTGCGGTCAACGGGAGTCGCGTGCAGACTTCCAAGTTTTAGATTCAATAAACCTCTACCCGAAAATAGATAGGGATTGTTCTCTCCTGAattccaaatgaaaaataagtCAAATAAAAGttcgttttttttattttcttttattttcaagtaTTGGTTTTAATTGCCTACTTTTTGGGTTACATTCCGAAACATAATAAATTAATATTTCCTAAGTATAAATTTACACATAACCATAATCAGTTTAATTCTTATATGAATAGTTTATTCTTCATGAAAATTTCGGTTTCTCTTCGTCATTAACATTTTTGTTACCCAAATTTGACAAATATCTATTAGGCACTGCTAATGCTTTTATAACATGAAAAGTAGGAACGTAAGGTACTTGCATATTGATTTTGGTGGGCTGTAAGTGCTTAGGATAGTAAGCAAATTGATCGAAATCCCATGGATTCCTCGATGCGTTTTCTGGGTCCACATATGGTACTGGAAGAACAAATCGAAGCTGAGTAGCCAGATCTTCGAAATCTTGGTTAATTTTAGTATCATCCTGCAAAGGTGTAGGTGCTGTTGTGGTTGTTGATGCTGTGGTAGTACTGGTAGTTGTTGATTCTGTTTGGTAGGAATCCGCGTTGCTCATGGAGTAAAAGGGGAAAAGGTTTCTGAAACTATAGATACTAGAAGCTGTTGTGGTTGTTGTAGCTTGCGTGGTTGAAGGAATGGGTACAGTTTCTGACTCTTGTTGAGAGTTCTGATACTGTATAGCGCTCGGCAGAGATCTGTGCCAATAATAAACGACTTTTCCGTTAGTCAAGAATGTTTTTTGGAGGATCACAGGTTCCAGTTTGATATATTTAACATTAGGTTGTTCCTTTTTCGACGTTTTTGGTGTTGTACTTTGACTCGTAGCTACCGTGGGAACCGTTGTGACATAGAACCCTTTTATTTTAGGAGTGGAGTATTTGTTATCTTTTCTACcttgaaaatatacaggatatGTTAATGGATATTTTTTCCTAAACATTGATGGAGTTGAAGTTTCAACAGGTTTCGAATTCATCTGcgaatcattttcgaattttgaattattcgCTCTGAATAATCTCTCTAAATGTTGACATTTCACTCGGAGATCTTCAAGATTTATTtcagtgtaatttttttttagttctgtAGTATCTGAGGCTGGCTTTTCTGTCTGCGGGTATTCCAATTGAATCTGTTGAGTATCTGATACGATTTTTTTAATCGCTTCAGTCTGTTGGGTCATTAGTTTGTCGACCTCGCTGTTGTTCAAATTTAAATCTATTATCTctttgttttgattctcatcGAAAATGGATGCCGTGTTTATCACCGGGATGAAGCAGATCTGAAAAGGAAAGAAAATTAATCATCCACTTGATGTCCAAGGATTAGTCAATAGGTCACCACCGCATTCTACAATCAATAATATTGGGGAAGAATCAAATAGTTTTTTTCCAAGAATATCAGTCTTTCAAAAGTACGGCCCTTTTTGAACTTCTGGAATATTTTTTAACCTATAATACGTTGGTGATATATTGACAGCTGATTCTGGGACACCCGGGGTATATCTTTCAACTGAACTATTACAAAATGTGTAGATAGATCCATGAAGTTGTTGAagatgaaatataatatttttgaaaataattttcgtACAGTGGGTACTCTATCctctaataaaaaaaatctgtaGTCATTTCAACCTCAATGTGGAGCAGAAATCTCCTTAGTCAACACAAGGAACCGGTATCAAGACTTCTCATTTTTTTTGCgacttttcgaaaatttcaattgccacatatgtttttaTCATTGTATTTTCACATTTATTGAGTAACTGCGATCCTATTGGatgttttctatttttaattATTCAGTCATAATTTTAGAATCTATTCATGTGTCTAATGTGAATTGTATTTTCATTACCtaggaataagaaaaaaatttctctcgAAAAATTTTTGCACTTTTTTAATGCCTTCTCGCTCCCATAGTCTGCTACATTTCATTTccgtcagttttctggtttccaaaaagaaaattttgaatttgttgaGGTGGAATGATCCCTTGAATTTTTTGCAATTATTAATTTACAATCTGTATATTTTATAGAAACATTTCGAAACATAGGTGAATTTGTGAGAAATGGTAAATCAATATATTCTTGTTTTGATGTTTGACGTTTAAACTGCGTATCTTCAGTACCTAGCGCAATATATAACACGCtgaaatcaagacaagccatgggttCCAGAAATGTTTAGTGTATCTCGGGAAAGTCAAATGTAACCAAGTTGAAAGGTTGTAACTGATTTGTTCTGGTTATCACTAACTAATTCATTAACAAGAAATCCGAAAACCGTATATAAATCTTCTTAAACTCACATTCATAGCGATTTTCAGATAATCTGATAAGATAATCTGAACCATTTTAGTGAAGAGCAGAGTGAAAAATTCCATCCAGATTTTCGGACTATGAAAGAGCATTATAAAAGAGGTTGAGAATCTGATATGATTATACCGACTACTGTTGCGGCTAGCTACAAGAGGTCCTTTCAAAAAAATCCTATGGAAGATTATTTAAAATTTATTAGGAGactcctatttttatttttactggGCCACAGTGTCTTCAGAACGATGTATTttaattccttgaaaattgttgaACCGTTTGAAAGcccattcaattgaaaaactttcCTGTCTCTagcaaatatttcatgaaacgcaatttttgagaaaaatcttgaaatgTAATTGACAAGTAGAATTTCATACTAATCTCGAAATGCAGTCGATAAAATTTTTAGATTTCTCTCAATCATCGtacgtttcatgaaaaaattgcaagacaaaaatttttttttattgaattggcTTTCTGAAAGTTTAAcaatttttcaaggaattaaAATACTAGGTAAATGTTTAATGGTTTCAAGATATTGTGGCCCAGAAAAGTGTCTTAAAGTCGCCAAAATTGTGTACCAAAATGCAGTATTTGCATATTCCTAGAATTATCAGAACTGGAGAATGctttttcaaaaaacaaagGCTGTTAGCAATCATTATTAAGTAATTTTGTGTTCAAGAGAGTCCCAGTCGTGctcaataacaataaaaaaaaaaatgagaaaaaaacctttttttattttcgttttctGAATAAGAAATTAACTCACCAAATAGAAATATGAATTCATCTTCataattcaagaaaaaacaCGCCCCTTTTCTCTCAACGGACACCAAATTCGAACTGAATCACCACCTGAGTTAGGTCTGTCTGGACTGTCTGGAAACTACTTGTTTTGAAACCCTTGTCTAGGAATGTAACTGTACCCTTTCCCCCTGCAACCCCGGATGCCCATGGTGCCGCGGACACGATTTAGATACACCGCGGATTTTATACCTCATTCAATGATGGACCTGATCTATTAAGGCCCTTTAAAGTGGGCCACACATTGTCGCGCTCCAAATTCCTAAATCTAGGAAAATTGGGggacaatatttattttatgtatTGTAGTGGAAGTTAATGtaatcattcaatttttttctgtaaagaCCCATAGCTCGAGCATATTTCAGAGAGTTGCAATttgatttcttgaaatattatATTCGTATAAATCTGGTAGTCTCTGGGCATCTTAACGCCCTCATGTCCTTCTGTCACGTATCTAATTTGAACGAGAACAGGTAGTATGTTTGAGCTGGCTGGCGTAACAATTGACCGATTAAAGTTCTTCTTCTGTTAATCACGCAAGGAATCTTGAGCTCTTATGAGAAATAATTTACATATTTTCGTGATTTGTTTAAGTTGAAATCCTATAGCTATTCTTTAAATGTCTTGTATGTTGTAATGATTGAATGATATTTTGGTAGCAGCTCAGCTTACATTCTTCCAGAAACTTAATTTGTCAACAAATTGTCTTTCTCAATATCTGAAATACAAGGAGCAATAATGAAGATGGTTAACAGAAATGATTCTGCGTTAGAATTTATGCACCATATATCCGAAACAATGTCGCCTTAAAAATGATATTGAAATAACGTGAAAAGTTCAGTCAAATTGGTAACTATTCAATAAGGATTCTGTTCCCACAAAAGATTTAATCATTCTCTTTGTCTAATTAACGTCCCAATTAAAGAATATCCTAGGTTTTCCTCCTTGGACTAGGGAACTTAACTTTCAGAGGCCAAAAATATGTCTGCGAAAGGAGTTTTTGTGGTTTTTAGGTGATATTTCCCCCAGTATTAAAGAATATCGACCCAGCGTCtataaaagaaatttaattACAATATCAGAGATTGTTGAGTGTTCGTTTGAGTTAGCCGGTATATAATGAAAGCAGCCCATCTAATTTGTAGGAGTGTTGATTCTGCATCGAATGAATTTAATTATGACTGCAGATTTAGGAGTATTTTGAGATGTTGAGAAATTAATAGCAATTGAAATGAGACAGCTATGTTTGACTAGTCATTCGACATTACTTTGGTGACGTTGAATTCTCCCTAGCGCagggtatttttttcaattctcgtAGAGTGTGAATGTATGAGAGTCAAAAAACATTTCTTCTAGGAAAAATTTGGGAATAGTGGAGGgacttacaattttttttatgttggtTGAATACAAagtaaattttgtttttatcgAGTGAAGAAGTGGCTTTCGAAGTGGCGATATGAGTTTTGGTAAGAGAAAAATGTCGGTGGGTGCCAAGTGTCCGTTCGAGgagattttttgtattttgcCTAAAAATTTGGTCACATCGGTTGTGAAGTGAAATGATACGTTATCGTGATGCAAAATCTACAAGATTTCTTTCACGAATGTGGTCTTTTACGACGTATTGGCTGTCTCAAACACCTTATGACTCTCAATATCATTAATTCACTGTCTCTCCTTCTGGAAAGAATACTCAGTTTGAAACACCACCATAATCGAGAACAAGCGTCATATTCACCTTTGATCGACTGATTTGCATGTTAAACTCATAAAACCAtgtctaatttgaaaaatcggtATATTTTTGTAGTACCAataattacaattttttttcctaggATCTCCAGGAATCTCCGGTCTATAATAGCACCCCATCATACATGGATCCGAGCGCATTTGTCCCCCCAAAAATAAACGTGAAGGCTCTCTATGATTACAGAGCGCAAAGACCAGATGAACTGTCTTTTTGTAAACATGCCATCATCAATAACGTTACGAAGCCTGAAAACAGCCTCGGCTGGTGGCGAGGTGATTATGGGGGTATGAAGCAATTATTTTTTCCTGCTAATTACGTTGTGGAGATCGACGATCAACAAGAATCAGACGATGGGGTAAGCGGAGGATAATATTCAAATtagttcatatattttttttgacaaccactttcaatattttcacactttcaatattttcacacTTTCACGTACTTTCATCACTTTCTTCAAAATGAAAAGTTAAACACAAATATTAGTAGTATCCAAGCTTGGTGGTTAATATGAAAAACTGGCAAAACCAATGAATTTTCAGAAAGAAATATCTGGGAAAATAAGTATAAAGTGCACAAAACTTCAACCCTAGAAATAAGCTGATGCAATATCTTTGAGAAGTTTTTGGAAACCAATGAATAACTAAGAACCACCTAGCATTTCTCATGAATATAACTTTTTTCACATGTTTTCCTAAGTAGCTTTGGATCATGCATCCTTGGACGAtacacgataacaaccctgtattTTGAAAAACCTGTTGGAACTATTGAATGTATTCATTCATATTGTACTACACTGAAGATTTCATCAAAATTAAATGATCTATACCAAAGTTAATGATAAAAGTAAAATCTGTCGAATCGAATAAATCATTGTTTCGAAACCGAGAAGTGTAAGCTTCTCTTAAAATCGTGATTTCGTCATTATTAAAATCCAGTTCCTTTAGTTTTTTTGTATCTTTAttccaaattcatttatttcgcaGTCAATGTTACAAGGTCATTTGGATATGAGTGGAGCTGTAGTGGATCTACTTCAGAACCCCGATAGAGTAGGCTTGGAATGGGTTCTCAGAATTGTCACTTCCACAGCATGCACGCCTTTTGAAGTTGCAGTTCACTCGAAGGAATTGGTGAgtgatactttttatttttttgaaagccTTTTCATCGATGAACTTGTCCAATAATCATTCCTTCTATTTGTAGTTGTTATTAGATGTTATGTTTTCATTAACCACTttaaataatcagaatttttgaTTAAACATTCTAGTTGTTATAAATGGGATATAATCTAATGCGTAATATTCATCAGTCAAAACATTTTAATACTAGAGTCTTGCGAGTAGAAGTGattaattgaaattgaatacataAATCCAACACATTTAAGCAGAGCCTTTTTTTGTAGGCTTTAGAATGGTTACTGAACATAAGGGAAGTTGCGCAGAGGGCATGTGCCCTAGAAACGCATCACAAACAGATGGAAAAGGCGTGCAGAATAGCCAAGGAAATGTCAAATTTGATAATTTACTGTCGGTCTGTTGCGTTCAATTTGGAGAGGGCTCGAACTACCCCATTCATTCACAATGAGATGTCATCGTTTCCAGAAAACAAGGCAGAAAAGCTCATTTGCCAACAAGAAAGGCATTTTTTCCTCAGGTACCATCAGGTAagattcatatttttttgtgtGTAGAAGCATCAGACTCGGCAACTGTATTATAATCTTACATCTTTTTTTTGTAAATAGTTAATTTTCGTGATAACATTGATTGCTAATTTTGCATAATGGTGTGTCCATTGAACTATTATATAGGGTTATTGACGGAGATCGTTCACCAGAAGTTTCAGAAGAATTAGGGTCAATATTTATAACTGAACTGACTAAAATCCATTTAAtttcatgaataattgcatTTCAGCATAATCACGAATGAATACCAGTTGAATATTATTGCAACTAATTCTCCCGAAGTTTCTAGTGGATGGTCTATGTCAATAGCCTAGTATTTCGTCTTTATTACTACAACTCCCATATTTATCCAATTCTATTATAAATTCTGCTaaaccaaaatttgatatgttGTACAAAGATTTGCTATTTAGGCATCAACCGAATATGACTTttagtccattcacttttatagaaGCAGTTGCTTGGTCATGGAATAATAAGTTTTTGTAGGTAGAACATTGTCatacatgaaatgtcgttaatatacAAAACGACTTTGCCAGATCCTATTTCTTATCGCTGCACAAATGCCGAAAGTGCTATTATAAAGAAAAAGTATCAGGAAGtcctattttgaattgaaatatgctcATTCTaatagtaaccctgatattttTAAATTGACGATTCATCAGACGGTATCTAACATATTCGATATAAGTAAATTTACAtcatgtttcatttg from Coccinella septempunctata chromosome 1, icCocSept1.1, whole genome shotgun sequence includes:
- the LOC123307246 gene encoding 1-phosphatidylinositol 4,5-bisphosphate phosphodiesterase gamma-1 codes for the protein MFSLTNGMFSLSSGFGYITEMEQIISQLERGTLVTKFSWRKKAERKTLAIRRETQQLVWSRITSPTKPTDGAIDLREIKEIRLGKCSKDFEKWPDDTKKIENLKCFVIFYGSEFKLRVLSIVALSEKECELWIKGLRYLVKDTLTAPYSIRVQSWLRREFYAMENMKETVNLKDLKAFFPRINYKISTNKLREIFNEVDTRKRTEIGFDDFAVLYQKVILDEKKLDILFDKILNYSPNLKTVSLHDLANFLATEQSQPVNDERTLSKFMSDFLKDPQRDVQDPYFTVPEFMDYLFSKQNDVWNPLRENVYQDMSKPLSHYWISSSHNTYLTGDQFSSESSVEAYVRCLRMGCRCIELDCWDGPDGMPFIYHGHTLTTKIKFIDVIKTIKEHAFSTSEYPVILSIEDNCSLPQQRKMASSMQEVFGEMLVVQPVDKNEKQLPSPYQLRRKIILKHKKLPEGQEEAAVLIRNDGNELDLRNSVKNGIMYIEDPVDKEWNPHFFVLTNSQLFYTDSYRLDQESERSEDEEDSSSSSSFQRTKSEIPNEELHFSEKWFHGKLKDGRDEAERLLKTYSYLGDGTFLVRASVTFVGEYCLSFWRCGQVNHCRIRSKQDKQQTKFYLMDSKYFDSLYSLITYYRSNPLVTAEFAITLQEPVPQPKKHETEVWYHKNTGKLQAEEILKRVKTEGAFIVRPSENDSNCFTISFRADKKIKHCRIKLEGRLYTIGNVEFESLVELINYYENHPLYRKVKLTYAISEDAVRRMSSDLQESPVYNSTPSYMDPSAFVPPKINVKALYDYRAQRPDELSFCKHAIINNVTKPENSLGWWRGDYGGMKQLFFPANYVVEIDDQQESDDGSMLQGHLDMSGAVVDLLQNPDRVGLEWVLRIVTSTACTPFEVAVHSKELALEWLLNIREVAQRACALETHHKQMEKACRIAKEMSNLIIYCRSVAFNLERARTTPFIHNEMSSFPENKAEKLICQQERHFFLRYHQHQFSRVYPKGQRIDSSNYSPVNLWNCGSQMVALNFQTGDKAMQLNQAKFRDNGFCGYLLKPDVMFRTDFDPFDKTSLVGVEPLRISIRVIAARHLNRSKKGTASPFVEIEVQGAPYDSGVKLITKPVADNGFNPIWLNESCDFVVLNPHFALLRFLVQDEDVFGEPNFIGQATYPVLCLRTGYRSVWLKNTFSEDLELASLLINIRIKPSSQHLQICGSRNIQNSSVRRKKRNCCNIS
- the LOC123307083 gene encoding uncharacterized protein LOC123307083 yields the protein MKMNSYFYLICFIPVINTASIFDENQNKEIIDLNLNNSEVDKLMTQQTEAIKKIVSDTQQIQLEYPQTEKPASDTTELKKNYTEINLEDLRVKCQHLERLFRANNSKFENDSQMNSKPVETSTPSMFRKKYPLTYPVYFQGRKDNKYSTPKIKGFYVTTVPTVATSQSTTPKTSKKEQPNVKYIKLEPVILQKTFLTNGKVVYYWHRSLPSAIQYQNSQQESETVPIPSTTQATTTTTASSIYSFRNLFPFYSMSNADSYQTESTTTSTTTASTTTTAPTPLQDDTKINQDFEDLATQLRFVLPVPYVDPENASRNPWDFDQFAYYPKHLQPTKINMQVPYVPTFHVIKALAVPNRYLSNLGNKNVNDEEKPKFS